The DNA sequence GTCCGGGCACCAAGGTCGTCGCCGACCCGTACACCGACGACGCGGCGCGCCCGTACCGGTGGACCGTCCCCGACTCCGCGCGGGTGGTCCGCACCCGGCCCGATCCGACGGGCGAGCACCCCGACGGCGTCCTGGCCACCCCGTCGGCCGTCGACACGTCCGCCCTGCCCGACGCCAGGACCCGGCTGGCCGTCCGGACCGAGCCGGGCGACCCCGACGCCATCGAAAGGGTCCGCAACACGGCGGCCGGCATCGACCCCACGTTGCGCATCGGGCGGCTGGGCGGCGTGGTGAAGGACGACAACTACCCGCTGGTCCACCGCAGCCTGCTACTGGGCGCCGCGGGCATGCTGGCCCTGATCGGCGCGAGCATGCTCGTCACCACGCTGGAACAGCTCCGCGAACGGCGGCGCATGCTGGCCGCCCTCGTGGCCGTCGGCACCCCCCCGCCGCACCCTGGCCTGGTCGGTGCTGTGGCAGACGGCGATCCCTGTACTGCTGGGCATGGCCGTCGCCGTGGCCGGCGGCCTGGGCCTGGGCTGGGCCGTCCTGCGGCTGACGGACGCGCGGGTCGCGGACTGGTGGGCGTTCCTCCCGGTGACCGGCGCGGGCGTGGGCCTCATCGCCGTCGTCACCCTCGCCACGCTGCCGGTGCTGCTGCGGGTGACGCGGCCGGAGGGGCTGCGGACGGAGTAGCGGGGGCTTTTACCACAGGTCAGGTGGGGTTTTCGGGTGCCGCTAGCCCCTGCGAGTGAACACCTGTGCAAGGGATCGGAAGGGCTGTACCGGCCTACGACGATGTGGGCTCGACACCGGCCGCCAGGAGGAACACGATGCCCGTCGCAGCAACCGAGCGCCCCCGCGATCGCGAGGAGCCGACCTTGCTGGAGGAGGCCGAGCGACTCGCGGAACGGAATCCCGGCTACCGAGTCGAGATTCTGGGGGGACAGATCACGGTCACACCACCGCCCGACGCGTTTCACGCCCTCTCCCTGACCGACCTGACCTTCGCCTTCGAGGCAGCGCACACCGAGGAGACGTCCGTAGTCCAAGGCGTGGCCGTCTGGCTCCCCGACGGACCGCACGACTACGCCATTCCCGACCTGTCCGTCGTCGACAGCGACGCGGACGAGCACGCCGTCGAGTCGACCTACTACGACCCGGCCGTCTTCCGCCTGGTCCTCGAAGTCACCTCGACCAACTACGCCCAGGACGTGCGGACCAAGGTCGCCGCCTACGCGATCGCCAAGATCCCGGTCTACGTCATCGTCGACCGGAAGAAGCAGCGGCTGCACGTCCTGACGGACCCGTTCGCCAACGAGTACCGCAACCACCGCGTCTACGCACCCGGCGAGCGCGCCGAACTCCCGGAATCCATCGGCGCGAAGATCGAACTCGACGTCGACGGCATCCTCAAGAGGGCCGGCCGCCGGGGCTGACGCCCCGTCCACG is a window from the Streptomyces mobaraensis genome containing:
- a CDS encoding Uma2 family endonuclease: MPVAATERPRDREEPTLLEEAERLAERNPGYRVEILGGQITVTPPPDAFHALSLTDLTFAFEAAHTEETSVVQGVAVWLPDGPHDYAIPDLSVVDSDADEHAVESTYYDPAVFRLVLEVTSTNYAQDVRTKVAAYAIAKIPVYVIVDRKKQRLHVLTDPFANEYRNHRVYAPGERAELPESIGAKIELDVDGILKRAGRRG